Within the Micromonospora citrea genome, the region ATATCCGACGACCACGATGGTCACCGTGCCGGCAGGACGGGTGAGCCTGTCGGACCGGCGGACGCGACGTGTCTGGTCGGTCGAACTCGCGCCCTACCAACTCGCGGCGTTCCCGGTCACCCGGGCGCAGTACCTGGACCTCACCGGCCAGCGGTCGGGCACCCCCGAGGGGGACCGCCTTCCGGTCGTGGGCGTCTCGTGGTGGGACGCGGTCCGGTTCTGCAACGCCCTGTCCCGACGCCACGGGCTCGCCCCCGTCTACCACCTGCACGGTGACGGCGACGAAATCGAGCGGGACGCGACCGCCGACGGGTACCGGCTGCCGACCGAGGCGGAGTGGGAGTACGGCTGCCGTGCCGGTACGGCGGGACCGCGCTACGGGCCGCTCGACGACATTGCCTGGTACCGGGGCAACTCCCAGGAGCGGATCCACGACGTGGGCGGCAGGCGGCCCAACGCGTGGGGCCTGCACGACATGCTCGGCAACTCGTGGGACTGGTGCTGGGACATCTACGACGCCGAGGTCTACGGCAGTTACCGGGTGCTCCGTGGCGGTGGCTGGTTCGACGAGCACTGGAGCTGCCGGGCCTCCGTGCGTCGCCGCAGCCATCCGAGCCTGCAGATCGACGATGTGGGGTTCCGCGTCGCGCGTTCCATCCTGCGCTGACGCGCCTCGGGTGCCGTGACGGCGCACGCCCCACGGTGCCGCCGCCGTCTGCCGGGCACCGCGCACCGCCGTGCGCGAGAGAACGGCGATTCGACGGCCCGAGGGTGTCACCGGGTCGGCTGCCGGTTGGTCCTATGAGTGCACGGGCCGACGAGGAGGGGACGATGTGACCAACATCCACGAGCAGATCCGGGAGCTGTACGCCGTCGCGGCGCCGCGCCTGGTCTCGCAACTGTTCGCGATCACCGGCGACTACGCGGAGGCTCAGGACGTGGTCCAGGACGCCTTCGTTCGGGCGCTGGACCGGCCGGGCCGGTTCGGCGAGGTGGAGCACCCGGAGGCGTGGCTGCGTACGGTGGCACTCAACATCGCCCGGAGCCGGCACCGCCGGCGGACGCTCTTCGCCCGGCTGGCGCGCGCCGGCCGCCTCGACGACGCACGGCAGGGCTCCGCGGGCCTGTCGCCCGACCACGTCGCCGTCGTCGCCGCGCTTCAGCGGCTTTCGCGTCCCGCGCGGGAGGCCGTCGTGCTCCACCACATCGCGGACATGTCGGTGGCCGACGTGGCCGAAGCCCTGGGCTGTTCGGTCGAGGCGGTCAAGACCCGCCTCGTCCGGGCCCGGCGCGCCCTCGCCCCCGATCTCGACGACAGGGCCGACAGCGCCGACGCCCGGCCAGGAATCATGATCGAGAGAGGTTCCCTCCATGCCTGACCTGGATTTCGCCGGACTCGACCGCGCCGCGCAGGCGGCCTTCAAGCCGGACTTCACCGAGGTGCGCCGCCGGGCGGCACGCCGGCGGCGGACCCGACTGGCCGCGGCCTCGATGGCGACGCTCTCGCTGGTCGCCGTCGCCGGGGCGGCGGTGGCCTCCGGCGGTCTGCGCGACGCGAACCCCCAGGTGTCGGTTCCCGGCTTCGGCGGGACCTCGACGCCGCCCTTCATCCCCACGGCCGCGCCCTCCGGCACGCCGAGTCCCCTTCCCACCACGGGGCGGACCGTCCGGCGGGGCAGCGTCGTCGCGGGCGACCTCGACCACTTCTACCTGCGGTGGAGCGACTGCCGGGGAGACGGGCCCGCCATGATCGCCAGCGCCGGGGTCGAACCGCCCGTCGACTGCGCGCTGATGGTGGCCGGCACGGCCGACCGGGGCGCGACCTGGCAGAGCCGGGAACTCCCGCTGCCCCGCAACGCGCATGTCGTCCTCGCCGCGGCGGGACCGCGGACCCTGATCGCGTCGTACCAGGACGGGTCCGGGATGCGGCAGGGCTGGCTCGCGAGCGTCGACGGGGGCGAACGGTGGCGGGAGGTCACCGTCGGCACGGCTTCCCGGGTGCCGGACGGCTGGCGTGTGCTCGACGAGCTGTCGCGCCCGCACATCGACGCGATCGTGGCGGCGAACCCGGTCACGGGCGACGTCGTGCGGGTGACGCACACCGCGGGGCTGAAGCTGGCCACGCTCGTCGATGACGTGCCCCCCGGGGCGGGCATCTGGGTCAGCGGGTACGAGAACGAGGACACGGAGCCCGACGGCCGGCTCGTCGGCCGGGGCAGCGCGATCGCGGTGAGCCGCGACGGGGGCCGGACCTGGACGCGGCACGTCTTCGCCGGTCGACTCACCGCCGGCGAGGACGTCGCGCTCGACGTGGCCACCCGGGACGGTCGGACCGTCTACGCCGTCGGCAGCATCGACGGCACCCTGGTCGTCCACCGCAGCGGCGACGGAGGCCTTACCTGGCGGCGCGCCGCCGGCACGGCGGACGTCGGCGACCGGCCGCTGCGTGCCTCCGTGCGTGCCGACGGGACGCTGCTCGTCCAGGCGGGCCTCGTGGCCGGCGACCGGCCGCTGATGTTCAGCAGCGGTGACGGCGGGCAGCGGTTCTTCCCGATGGAGCCCGCGCCGGGCGCGGCCGTCGTGCCGGTGCCGGGCGGGTACACGCAGAGCGGGGGGCCGCACGTGGCGGGCATGTGGTGGTCCGCCGACGGAGTCGCCTGGTCCTTCCTGGGCGCCCCCGACCTGCCCTGAGGTGGGCGCGGCTCCCCGCGGCAGCGGCGACGGCGGGGGCCGCGCAGCGGCGACGGTCAGGTTCCGGTCGGCCGACCGGAACCTGACCGTCACGCGGTGCCCCGGCCGGTCGGGCTTGCCTCGCGCCGCCCGGTGCGGCCGGCCGGTCGGGCGTGCCTCGCCGGGCGGGCCCGGCGGTGCGTGCCGGGACGCTGGCTCAGCCGGCGTACGGAGGGGGACCGGCGGCCGGGCCGGGCGGTGCGGACGCCTGTGCGAGGGCGGCCCGGATGACGTCGCGCAGCGGCCCGTCGGGGTGGTCGATCCAGTGCTGGACGGCGACCCGGAGGCTGGCCAGGAAGGTCGCCGCCAGCACCCGTGAGCGCAGCGCCGGGTCGGGGCCGTCGAGGCGGGGGACCAGCTCGTCGGCCAGGTCCCGCTCGATGGTGGTGTACGCGGCGATCTGGTGGGCGACGAGCGCCGGGTGGCCCCGCAGTTGGCGGCGGCGGACCAGCCAGGAGGGCGGGGCGTTGCCGTACGCCTCCTCGGCGAGGCGCTCGGCGGCCCGGCTCAGCACCTGCCACGGCGACGCGTCGGGCGGCTGCCGGCGGACCAGCTCCAGCAGCCGGCGCAGCCGTACGGCGTCGCCGTGGAAGATCGCCTCCTCCTTGCTGGAGAAGTAGTTGGAGAACGTCCTGCGGGAGACGTTGGCGGTGTCGGCGATCGCCTCGACGGTGACCCGGTCCAGCCCGTGCTCGGTGGCCAGGCGCAGGGCGGCCTCGTGCAGGGCGAGGCGGGTCGCCGCCTTCTTCCGCTCCCGTAGCCCGGGGGACTCGTCCATGCCGACAGCCTAGTGGCGACGTGATTCGTTTCTCATCGCGCAAACTTGCCCATAGGGCAAGATCTGCAGATGCTTGTATGCGGCAACCATCTGCGACGCGGGAGGAACGGTGGACGGCACCGCTCGTCAACTCGGCACCAGGCTGCACGAACTGGTCCGGACCGTACGGCTGATCCGGCGTCGCCGGGCCGACGCCCGGCCCCTCGTGCCGCTCGGCCTGGTCGGCATGCTCATGCAGATCGACCAGCTTCCGCCCGGCTGCCACGCGCGGGAACTCGCCGCCCGCACCGGCCTCGACCCGTCGACCGTCAGCCGCGCCGTCGCCTCGCTCGTCGGACTCGGCCTGGTCGAGCGGGGCACCGACCCCGCCGACATGCGGGCCAGGGTCCTGGCCCTGACCCCGGCCGGCCGCACCGCCCTGGCCGAGGTCTTCGACTGGTACGGCGGGGTGCTCGACCGGGCGCTCGCCGACTGGACGCCCGACGAGATCGCGGCGCTGAGCGGGGCGCTCGGCCGGTTCACCCGTGACATCGAGACCGCCCTCGGACACCCCGACAACCTGGAGGCCGCGCGATGAGCGCACCCACCACGACGACCGGCGACGCGCCG harbors:
- a CDS encoding formylglycine-generating enzyme family protein; the protein is MNGYPTTTMVTVPAGRVSLSDRRTRRVWSVELAPYQLAAFPVTRAQYLDLTGQRSGTPEGDRLPVVGVSWWDAVRFCNALSRRHGLAPVYHLHGDGDEIERDATADGYRLPTEAEWEYGCRAGTAGPRYGPLDDIAWYRGNSQERIHDVGGRRPNAWGLHDMLGNSWDWCWDIYDAEVYGSYRVLRGGGWFDEHWSCRASVRRRSHPSLQIDDVGFRVARSILR
- a CDS encoding RNA polymerase sigma factor; the protein is MTNIHEQIRELYAVAAPRLVSQLFAITGDYAEAQDVVQDAFVRALDRPGRFGEVEHPEAWLRTVALNIARSRHRRRTLFARLARAGRLDDARQGSAGLSPDHVAVVAALQRLSRPAREAVVLHHIADMSVADVAEALGCSVEAVKTRLVRARRALAPDLDDRADSADARPGIMIERGSLHA
- a CDS encoding WD40/YVTN/BNR-like repeat-containing protein, encoding MPDLDFAGLDRAAQAAFKPDFTEVRRRAARRRRTRLAAASMATLSLVAVAGAAVASGGLRDANPQVSVPGFGGTSTPPFIPTAAPSGTPSPLPTTGRTVRRGSVVAGDLDHFYLRWSDCRGDGPAMIASAGVEPPVDCALMVAGTADRGATWQSRELPLPRNAHVVLAAAGPRTLIASYQDGSGMRQGWLASVDGGERWREVTVGTASRVPDGWRVLDELSRPHIDAIVAANPVTGDVVRVTHTAGLKLATLVDDVPPGAGIWVSGYENEDTEPDGRLVGRGSAIAVSRDGGRTWTRHVFAGRLTAGEDVALDVATRDGRTVYAVGSIDGTLVVHRSGDGGLTWRRAAGTADVGDRPLRASVRADGTLLVQAGLVAGDRPLMFSSGDGGQRFFPMEPAPGAAVVPVPGGYTQSGGPHVAGMWWSADGVAWSFLGAPDLP
- a CDS encoding TetR/AcrR family transcriptional regulator, with the translated sequence MDESPGLRERKKAATRLALHEAALRLATEHGLDRVTVEAIADTANVSRRTFSNYFSSKEEAIFHGDAVRLRRLLELVRRQPPDASPWQVLSRAAERLAEEAYGNAPPSWLVRRRQLRGHPALVAHQIAAYTTIERDLADELVPRLDGPDPALRSRVLAATFLASLRVAVQHWIDHPDGPLRDVIRAALAQASAPPGPAAGPPPYAG
- a CDS encoding MarR family winged helix-turn-helix transcriptional regulator, with translation MDGTARQLGTRLHELVRTVRLIRRRRADARPLVPLGLVGMLMQIDQLPPGCHARELAARTGLDPSTVSRAVASLVGLGLVERGTDPADMRARVLALTPAGRTALAEVFDWYGGVLDRALADWTPDEIAALSGALGRFTRDIETALGHPDNLEAAR